The following DNA comes from Thunnus thynnus chromosome 3, fThuThy2.1, whole genome shotgun sequence.
TTGATGGCCTGCACCTGAGGTTAGAGCAGGAGCAATTAGGCAACGTGGGATCCCTGCATCTTTTTAATATATCTTTCTGTTTTCActacaaaaatatcaaacaagATGAAAGTCTTGAGCATTTGTATACACGTAGTTAAGATGAATAATCTAAATCAGATATGACTCGAGGGAAATGCATCCCATAGTTGTATTTGCCTCTTACCTTAGCTAGAACCTCAGGTGAGACTTCCTCATCAGTGGTCCACAGCTTCCCGTTCTTGTTTCCCACTGACTGGAAACATAGAAGCACATCAGTCACattctcatgtttttctttgcatAAACACATACACTACTTGATTTCAACAATCCTTTGTTTATTCactacaaaatatattttaaaatatatgaatgttTGTTAAAAGCTGTTATCTATAAACATGTTGCAATAAAAAGTtggcagtgcatgtgtgtgattttcGACACAGTTTGATCCCCACACACCCTGTCGTTCATGAGCAAGTCCTTGACGATGAAGTTTGCCACTATGGACTTCATCGGTGAAGCAAACTGATCTGGGGCCAGCATGGAGATGTGGCCCAAGGACACGAGGGGAGTGATGAGCTGCTCAGGGACGTCTGCATTCAGACTACGCGACAGAGGCTGAGGGTGAGGAAGAAACAGTTAACAGCATccagaaaaagaaatgtcaggTCAAGAAATGATGACATAAAAAACAGAGCACAAGAGGATTTaagtttacattaaaaaaaaacaacaaaaaccccccaaaaaactacAACTCTAATGTCTGTCTGTAACACAAGATAGATACTTACAAATCAGAAAGTTAGCAAATTAGTCCCCTACCTCAAAAATCTGTGCCAGCTGCACTTCCTTGTTGTTAAAGATGGCATGGATACAGTGGACGGCCTGCTTGGCCTGGTGAGGCGTCCCCCGCTTGGCTTTCTGATGCAGGATGGGAATCAGAGTCCTGATGGACACATGAGAACAGACATTAGGAAGAAATATTCTTTTCATTCAAATCCAGTTACTGCTAATAGTGTGGACACTGGCCTTCTGGCAAGTCTTACATCACTGTACTGGACTGTCATTGTATTGTTCTCATATTTTAATGCACGTTGCCCACTGCCTAATGATCCTACAGTAATAAACTGTGATGTAGAGGCAGACTACATTCCAATAAAAATGTCTATTGATTGATATTATTTGCACATATTCACTCATGTCATTTCTCTTTTCATATATCCCTTACGATCTTATTTGTTGTAACTCTGTCTCGATCTTCTGTCCAGTGTTTCTGAAAATCTGGATGGCTGCCTCGGCCACCTTGTCATCCTCCATCttcaaacactgcagcagagacTCGTAGGTCTCTGCTGAATGGAACGCTGTGGGGTGGGTGAACGACAGGACCTAGAAGGAATGAAACAGAGTAGAAACTCTTgactttcttttcatttgttcaatAATCAGACTACTTATCCAGAAATatacaatatgtttttgtgtatttaagtcACCATTTAGTACAAATCATGCACACATTTTGGAATTGGTTTGCATTTATTTCTCTATCAAAATTAACTTTTGCAGACTTCTTTGGTCCATGTCATGTACCTTGAGTAGTTCCAGGCCAGAGCGAATGGCTGTATCAGGGGTAACgccctcctcatcatcatcagccgTGCCCTCAATAGACTTGTTAAGCAGTTTCACCAAAGcactaaaagaaaatattgtaaattattTCATCCCTTTATTACAATAACCTAAACCTGTATGTGTTATTTGTCAAACTTAAACACTTTACATTTTAagacaacaaaataacattttttaaacacacagtaGCTAACAGCAGTAGTTGGTTTGCCTAACTTAAGCACTAGGAGTCACTCAGTACTAGTGTTTCCTCTCTCATGGTGTTTTTCCATAAAGCAGAAAGGGTTAAACTTGTGCCCTCTCTGAGGCTTGCGGTTACACCTCACCACCACAAGGTGTCTCACTGAATGAGAAAAGCCTGTTTGTGGTATTACACAATGACATACAGCAGATTCAGGACTACATAAAACTCTCTGACACTGAGATAGTGGAACACGCACTGCTGCTCTGCCGAATAAATGCTAGAACAGGATTGACAAACTAAAGTCATCCCTTTATATTTGAATCAAAATTTAATCTAATCCATTTTATTTGGATTATAGTTTAATGTGTGCTAATATTTTTAGTCTGTTGTGAAATTTAGAGATTAAAACCTGACTGTAATACTTTATGTGTTGAATGTGTCAGGATTTTTTCTGACCTGATGGCTTCAGAGTCGATGTGGACGGGGGCGATGCGCTCCAGCAGGAACTTGACCATCTCCAGGAAAGGGTTGGTGGGCTGTTTGGGGAACGTTAACTTCCGAGTGATCTCTCTCTGCACAcagtacaaacatacatacCATTAATACCAACATTCATGGATTTGTGCGTATATATCTGCATAAATGCAAAAaatcacactgaacacacacaacatttttgGAATTTAAAGCAGCATTGAGCAATATTTGACTTCTACAGGGTTAAATGTAATCTTGGAAACAAAGTCACAGCACTGAGACTCCATAAACTGATCAACTTGTCATGTTTTGTGGCTAATGTGTTGGCAGACACGTGATAACACGTCAGCAATGTTAAAGGCTAACTACATGAGGATGTAGTTCCACgtgcagttagccataatgaCTATTCCAggctagtttctgtgtttactttcagtcAGAATCATAGACAAGCGTTTAAAAGAATCCATGTTTATTTGAAAAGCTGTAAGAGCCTCGTGCAGTCGTTTGTGTGAGACCTTGTTTCTCCAAATCTCTATAATGGAGCTGGCCAGTGCAAAGTTAGCTTGGCCTGTAGAGTCACAATgaccacatttatgggaaattcgtcaggttgaaataaactggaattttcctttaacacGTGTGAATGTCTttatgagaaagacagaggaggaaactgGCAGTCTGTCTGTAAGTGAGAGTGTTTGTGAGATGTTCAGCGTCCTCTCACCACACAGATCTCAGCCTGTTTGCAGGAGCAGGTTGGGCTGATGAGCATCTCCAGCTGGATTCTGAGCTTCTCGTCCTCACCAAGAACCTGATTGAACTTTTTCATGAAATCCTGGGCCTTTCCTGCGTCTGGCAAGTTTTCTGGAAACACACAGGAGAGTTATGGTTTAGAAGGTCGCTGTCAAAATCTATAGCATAGAGATTATAGCAGGGTACTGTATACATTTGTGTAGATGTGTTTCCAACTTACTGGCAATACTCATCAGCTTCCCAAACATGGCTGTGTTATTGGCCTCGGActaggaggaggagaaaaaaaacaaagaacatggTCATTTCTATGTTGGGACATTTACTTCtgagtgtttgaaggaagaagatggaggaagagaattGTTTGTGTGCCTTTGAGTTAACACACCACTGGCAGCTTGTGAAGGTCCAGCAGCTCTTTGACCAGGCCTCTCAGCATGTTCTGACACTTCCACATTTCATTCAGAGCCCTGAGAGGACACATCAGTCACAGAAAGCGAGAGAGGGAAACAAGTGAGAGATAAGGGGAAAGAAATTTATTTTGCTTGTAGTAATATACTTGTTGCCCTGTTAGTGTGTTCTCTGTAAGTGTTGCAATGTTTTCTTAAGTGTGTTTATTGTAATAAATAGTGTAATGGTACAAACATACTGGTCAGTATTCAGGTGTATAATTTAaaataggtgtgtgtgtttttgctgagAATATCCAGGTTTACTGACTTGACAGCATTTGTGTCCAGGCAGGCATACAGGTAATAGAGACACTTCATCTTCTCCTCTGTGTCGAGACTGTGAGGGACCATGTACTGGGCAAAGATCTTCTCTACTAATAACCTACAGAAAGGAGGGCAGAACTTCAGTGAATCAggtggaaacagagagaaaaagaagtgtaGAAAGCCTTTAAACAATTAAACTAGTGCAAATTCACTTGCAAATTCTTATAATTCTATGTAAATTGAGAAAAATCTGTacatattactaattttagctGGTCCACTACAACCTGTGGCATCCTTCCTACTCACtattaatacaattaaaaagttgCACAGATGTAGGTTTTAAGTGCATTTATTACAGAACAGATGCAGCAGGGCTAGCTGGTTTGTTATATGCATGTAATTTAACTTTTCTGTGTGAGTTCTCACTTGTCATCGATACTGTTCTGATAGTAGATGTGCAGCAGCTTGTCTTTGATCCAGCTGATCTTCAGGGCGGACTCCTTCCCGGCTTCATGGTGCAGACAGTATTTCTTATAAAGCTGAGCCAGGCCCATCATGGCCTCCTTACGCACACGCCACTGtaagagaaggaagaagaggagggacGAAAAAAAGATCAGGGGAGGACATACTTAAATTAAGAAAAGTCAGTtcacttttcttgttttctgaaGGAAGTAAGCTGGTGTTCATGGAAATTCCAGTACTGTTGCATACATTCAgtcataaatgtattaaatctTTATGAGAATCTGTATGTTAATGTGGGTGAGATGTGATGAAGGACTCAGATCTCATTTCACATGTCTCCAAGGCTGCTGATGATCAGACTTAACATAATATTATTGTAGTTGCTATAGAAATGTGAGTGAATGACAGGAGGAGCTCAAACATGAAAGCCAAATCAATAGACACATCCTCTACttctactgaaaaaaaaaaacaaagtatctGCACTACTGATGCATGATATGTGTCTGCACATTTGTCTCACCCTCTTGTCCAAGGTCCTCTCCCGTACGAAGCCCAACAGCTGGTCATTGACCAAGTTAAGGTCTTTCTTCCCGGCGTTGATGATGGTGACAATGACATCATGACGAATGGCTTCCTCTGGGTCATGGGAGCGCACCTTCAAATACTCTGATTGAATAAAGCAGAGAAAGACATGTGACTAAATGTTTATTCAAAGCATATGTGAAGAATCGATTGAATTTGAGGAGAGAGGATAGTGAAGGAGACATAGGAGGCAAACATGAGCTTAAGCCCACCTGTGAGGTCTCTGGCCAGGTCTGGGTGGTTCATGAGGCAATGGCTGGCAAACTTTACACACTCTAGCCTAACTGGAACATGGATGTCATTGAACCTGGAGAAAAAACACCAGttacacatacaatacattcATATGTATTATGCATCATACTTTGAGAAAGCAGGTGAATAAGAAGGTGATTGACTGTGGAAATTACAAATTCAggatgtaaatgaaaataagcaaatgtttgacTGGGAGGACTACTCTTATTTATAAGAATTAAAATTAAGCACACTCTCTGGGCTGTCAGCTGATTATGGGTGTTCCCACTACTCACCTCAACCAAACCTCCATTAACCAGTTGAGAGAATATAAAACTTTTCCCCTTACTGGGCTGCTTTCCCTTTCACTGAATTTTATTTCAATGACGCATTGACACATCCCATTTCCATCACCCAGTACTGAGCACTGATCTGACTCCtgtgctcatttttctttttaaacttaaaatctTGTTACTTCACTAAATATCATTCACCTCTACATAAAACTTAAGGCCGAGGTGTCTTAAATCAGCACATCATCTACAGATATTTATAAGCCTCAAGACTCCACTGGTGAAATTCCTATTCTGGCTTCAAGAGTTTTTACAATACAAAAACCCTCCAACTCATATCTTCAGAAATGTCTTGTGTATTCTATAACAAgtaaattatgtaaataataacaCCGCTTACTTTTGATTTAacacctcttttcttttcatttgtgtctCCTAACTGAACTGGATCAGTTTATAGcagtactctgtgtgtgtctacataATGTTCATGTGACTCACCGTCCTAAGAAGCACTGCCACAGCGGTCTGTTCTGTGAGGCCAGTTCTGAGTCTTTGGCCCCAAACAACTTGGCTAGCAACCGTACAACAGCCAGACGCTCTTCCCCATCATTGCTCTGCAAACATGAtaacaaacagaacatttttcaaACCGGATGCAAACAAAACTGTGGGACAAAAAAGTGAGTCACCCCATATTGTGCCCAGATTCAATACCCGCACATACTGTAGCACATGAGCATACAGACATTGATTCCTTTTCTCTGATCTCTTTTCAATAgaatcagaaaaaacaacatcaaaattGATacgtattgatttttttaatagtCTGCAATATACATGGAAACAGCTACAGTATAATAGCTGACCACTCCGCCTGGATAGCAGCGGTGTCGTCCTTAAATGTTGTCATAGTGTTTGATACCCAAGAGACCATTAGTACTATGTGGTTTTCTGGTTTTGTAGAGTGGCATTTATTGTGACAAAAGTCTGTGGGTTGCATTAACAATTTCCCATAGGCAGAAATTAACTTACATCAGCAATCTGTATTTGCTGTTTAAAAGCACAAGTGAACTTAGCTTCTAGCTAAAGGTTGTTACTAAGATAACATGATGATGGGTGTAATCTTGCACTACTGAGGGGTAAAACTGACGCACCCTGTGTTAAGCTTTAACATTTGGCAGTTAAGTCCATTAACAATCAATGTTACCCTACAAATAATtcaacaatgacaaaaatagaCATCAATTATTGATGCTATGGTCGATGTTAACATTTCGAGCGATACATCAACAGAAATTGATGTTTTGCGGCCTGAGGTGAGGAGAACTGTTCtgcgtctgtctgtgtgtgtgtgtttgtgtgttatgttgACCTTAAGTTTGAATTCCAGCTGTGGCATGACAGAGGTAAGCAGCATAGGGTCGATGGCAAACAGTTCCTGGATGAGGTCAAAGACGTGCTCTGATAGGTCGCTGACTGATGATTTGCCCATCACTAAAACCTGATTGAAGAActgaggaaggaggaaaaacacacagtttatgaGGACgagagtgagaaaaacaaaaacatagagGCAAACTGAGAATGAAATACAGACatggagggaaaagaaaaacagtagtGTGCAGGCTGCTACTCACGTTTGCGATGCACGTCTCTATAGTCTGGACGGTCCTCTTCAGCAGAGTCTTGGCAAGATCATACGCTTGTTTGTTCAgattctgtttaaaaaaaaaaaaaagtttaataatgatTAGTTAGTTCAACTGTGCATATTTTACTCAAGCATTCACTGATACAGATTTGGTCCGATATGTTTTAAGTTAATGGTGGCTGAAAAATATGCCAAGCTCactgtttaatttttttcagcTCCAAAAAAGACACTATTAATCAGAGTTTAGAGTACAGGTCCTCTAGCTCTGTTTCCACTGACAGAAATGGAAGGAAATCCCAAATAAGCTGCTCATTACATGCTTAAATCTCACaaagtaattaaataattttaataatatattgtgTTAGGACTGGATGATatatcaaattaatttgattcattCCAAATTTTGTTTTCgcacaatgtgtaaaatgtctaaattgtAAACACTGAGTTGTTAcaatatgcacaaaaaaaagtttatttctaGTCAAAAACTAACATACATGACAGCTGGCTACATTAGCAGCTTTGAGTCACCACAGTCCCATAAACTGTGATTAATGATTACGTGATTAGTGACACTACATGTGCACTGGCCGCAGTTTGCGGGACTATTGTGACTCCAGGTGGCTCTCTGTCTCTGGCTATCTAGTAGTGAATTTAACGGTCACATCTACAAGAAGTAGAGACTGAGAGTGGCTGTGCTctccatttttgtttgttgaggAGGTATCATCTCTTGTTACGAGAGTCAAAGTGCTGGGAGTCGACTGAACAGAAATCATGAATCGACCCTAagctttaaagaaataaaaaacaaaaaatggaccatatcacccagccctatattgtgtgttgtgtgtttgtgtcttacCTTGTGTGCAGGGATGAGGTTAATGAGGATGGTATCCAGCAGCTCCTGTGTGACTCCGTCTCCCTCCATGATAATAGAACTCATCAGGTCCATCATGTGCATCTGCACCTTCTGGTTATGGCTGTTactgaggagggagagagagagacggggagaTTTAACCTTGAATATTATCTGATAAAACAAGGAAgaacaaatgtcaaaatgtataaaaaatggTCCTAGTGGTAACTGAACATGctcaaactgatttttttattagtcTGCATGTTTCtaggaaaagaaaacatgttaacatAAATAGTGACATTTCAGAATGTActgtagagaaaaaacaatgtGAAGGTAAGACACAGTAGATAACAAAGGCCTTACTTGATGACAGAGAAGAGCGTTTTGAAAAGCTGGATGAAGATCTCGTTGCAGTCCTCCAGTTCAAAGCATATGTTGTATGACTTAACCCATGCCAGGTTCTAGAGGAACACATAAGAAATCCACAAACATGTTATTCATCAGCAGTAAATTGTGTACTCTGCTTTGAACTATAGTCCATAAAACACAAGTAGCTATCCCTTCTTTAGCTCCTTGTTTGTTTCTATCCAATAAGCTTTACCTCCAGCAGGTAGAAGTATCTGTTGAACTGAGGGCTCTTGGTGTCTTCCAATCCCTTTAGCTGTCTGGTGATAAACAGGAAGATGTCCTGGAGACAAGACAGGAAaacacttgagaaaaaaaacaaaacataaaaagatattttctaGCAAACTCTGAACACGGCAGCAGTGACAAAAGTTGATCCCTATGGTTTGCGATGTCAGCCAATATTCAGCTCAGACGTGCTTCACTGTAACATTAGAGACCTTAAAGATGCTCACTGTGGTTTTGCAGGGAACACTTTTTGTCTCCCCATTAGACAGCAACAGTATAGAGGACAGGaaacaaaggaagagagagggacaaAGAACGACATGCAACAGAGGTCTGCAGCCAGGATCAAACCGCAGGCATTTATGTGGCACgcgtcttaaccagtaggctaccagtGTGTGCCAGGAAACACTTGTTAGATCTAGATGTCACTTCAACCTGACAATCCTACTGCAAAAATCAACAATGACTCTTAATTTCTGCATCAATATTGTTAAATTTTAATGTTGAGAATTCTGACTGATCAGTTTTTAGCACATTTTTCAAGATGAGCCTGAATTAGTTGAAGACTAACGAAATGGAGAGGCTGTCAGCCCCCCTTCCCTACTCACTAATTATCAGTCAAACACACTCTGCTATTACCAGCAAATAGTACAGACATGAacaaaacaatagtcaggaaCTTAATTTTGctcatgttaatgttaatgaaCTACAGCTCATAAAATCTGCAGACAGTCATTTCAACTGGTGTAAATCAGCAAAACTGAGGAGCTTGGACTGCTTTTACTACTATTCCCTTGGGGGTCAGTGCTGAGTCAGTTGACAGAGGATTTCATACAGTTGTCCAAGGTCAGTTCCTAACCTTGAGTTTGTCGTGTGAGGTGTAGGGGGCCTCGGGGGCGTAGATCCTGAAGATATCAGCCAGACAGCAGGCTACTAGTAGCCGTACGTCTTTATTGGGGTTCCTGAGGAAGAACTCTGAGGCCAGGTGGAGCGCCAGGCCGAGATACTGCTGCTTCTCCTCTTcagaatcttgatccatgtCCATGTAGGTCTTCACCACCATCTGTGAAACAGAGCAACAAGAGAGGAGGGTGAGATGGGAAGCAACTTGGACTGAATTAGAATTTGTAAAACAATTTGACAGCTCTGCATTAAGAAAATAGAGTCTGCTTTGCAGCTTTAGTGTAATGGTTTCCAATGTTTTGTTCAGACCAGTTCTGCCTAATGTCCTTTGTGTTTTGTAGATTATCTGTGGAAAAAATGAGTATCAGTGTGGAGTTGTTGTGGCAGAAGGTTTGGACAGGATTGAAATTTCAAAAGCAGCACTTCAGATGTGTAGTGCACCTGCACAATGAGACAAACAGAATCAAACTGCCTTCTTTAACTCAGTGTCTCCACTTGCATTTCTAGCTATCTGCTGGCTtctgtttaattattttatgcAGCTGTTTGGTTTACTTGTTCACAACGCTGTGTGGTTACAGAAACAGTGCTGGCATGTGTAGTGTGTGGATTGTGGTGTAGGAGCCACACTCTAAATTGCAGGTTATTTGACTCACACTGGCTCAAAAAGACTTTACAAAATGACTTCTTGTATTATGACAATTAGAGATGTAAATCTACTTAAAATAGGCAAAAAACAGTCTCAAACAACAGTGTTAGTACATTATTTTGTGCCATTCATGAATGAAGGTGGTCCTCCCAACTCAACCAAAAGCCAAAAGAAATCTTATGTGCATGCTGTATAGGCCCAAAAATgctaaagcctgatatactgGTTTTTGCGTGGTCGCCCAGTGGAGTGAATGAGGCGCCATCTCAGAAGAGTGTATCCAGTTTTCTTaatacacctgtgcttttaAAAAAGGAACACGATTAGCTGTTTTAGTGAAGTGCTAagagcaaacaaaaacagatcaaTCAAGGAAGTCGGGAACTTTCTGTAAAAAACGGCAAGCAAAGTAGAT
Coding sequences within:
- the pds5a gene encoding sister chromatid cohesion protein PDS5 homolog A isoform X3, yielding MEFPQQQKPAGDGKIVYPPGVKEITDKISNDEVVKRLKMVVKTYMDMDQDSEEEKQQYLGLALHLASEFFLRNPNKDVRLLVACCLADIFRIYAPEAPYTSHDKLKDIFLFITRQLKGLEDTKSPQFNRYFYLLENLAWVKSYNICFELEDCNEIFIQLFKTLFSVINNSHNQKVQMHMMDLMSSIIMEGDGVTQELLDTILINLIPAHKNLNKQAYDLAKTLLKRTVQTIETCIANFFNQVLVMGKSSVSDLSEHVFDLIQELFAIDPMLLTSVMPQLEFKLKSNDGEERLAVVRLLAKLFGAKDSELASQNRPLWQCFLGRFNDIHVPVRLECVKFASHCLMNHPDLARDLTEYLKVRSHDPEEAIRHDVIVTIINAGKKDLNLVNDQLLGFVRERTLDKRWRVRKEAMMGLAQLYKKYCLHHEAGKESALKISWIKDKLLHIYYQNSIDDKLLVEKIFAQYMVPHSLDTEEKMKCLYYLYACLDTNAVKALNEMWKCQNMLRGLVKELLDLHKLPVSEANNTAMFGKLMSIAKNLPDAGKAQDFMKKFNQVLGEDEKLRIQLEMLISPTCSCKQAEICVREITRKLTFPKQPTNPFLEMVKFLLERIAPVHIDSEAISALVKLLNKSIEGTADDDEEGVTPDTAIRSGLELLKVLSFTHPTAFHSAETYESLLQCLKMEDDKVAEAAIQIFRNTGQKIETELQQIRSTLIPILHQKAKRGTPHQAKQAVHCIHAIFNNKEVQLAQIFEPLSRSLNADVPEQLITPLVSLGHISMLAPDQFASPMKSIVANFIVKDLLMNDRSVGNKNGKLWTTDEEVSPEVLAKVQAIKLLVRWLLGMKNNQSKSANSTLRLLSAMLVSEGDLTEQKKISKSDMSRLRLAAGGAIMKLAQEPCYHDIITPEQFQLCGLVINDECYQVRQIFAQKLHLALVKLLLPLEYLAVFALCAKDPVKERRAHARQCLLKNISVRREYIKQNPLAQEKLVSLLPEYVVPFMIHLLAHDPDFTKPQEYEQLKDIKECLWFMLEVLMTKNENNSHAFLRKMVENIKQTKDAQCPDDAKANEKLYIVCDVALFVIANKSTACHLDSPKDPILPSKFFLVQDKDFKNDKEYLTTEMRQMLLTGKPKPAPVLGAVNKPLTVPGRRIFTKTTTASDTASNTSTNSSPLSSSTINKNSNSNTATESAESRTQENNENPVIKNDEGKKEEASQNATPDAGTEASPVKRRGRPPKTAAAAPVVAEKEGGAATGGGAGRGRKRAADPNSNPAESINIKMSKQQQQNDEGTKRQIDLQR
- the pds5a gene encoding sister chromatid cohesion protein PDS5 homolog A isoform X2, encoding MEFPQQQKPAGDGKIVYPPGVKEITDKISNDEVVKRLKMVVKTYMDMDQDSEEEKQQYLGLALHLASEFFLRNPNKDVRLLVACCLADIFRIYAPEAPYTSHDKLKDIFLFITRQLKGLEDTKSPQFNRYFYLLENLAWVKSYNICFELEDCNEIFIQLFKTLFSVINNSHNQKVQMHMMDLMSSIIMEGDGVTQELLDTILINLIPAHKNLNKQAYDLAKTLLKRTVQTIETCIANFFNQVLVMGKSSVSDLSEHVFDLIQELFAIDPMLLTSVMPQLEFKLKSNDGEERLAVVRLLAKLFGAKDSELASQNRPLWQCFLGRFNDIHVPVRLECVKFASHCLMNHPDLARDLTEYLKVRSHDPEEAIRHDVIVTIINAGKKDLNLVNDQLLGFVRERTLDKRWRVRKEAMMGLAQLYKKYCLHHEAGKESALKISWIKDKLLHIYYQNSIDDKLLVEKIFAQYMVPHSLDTEEKMKCLYYLYACLDTNAVKALNEMWKCQNMLRGLVKELLDLHKLPVSEANNTAMFGKLMSIAKNLPDAGKAQDFMKKFNQVLGEDEKLRIQLEMLISPTCSCKQAEICVREITRKLTFPKQPTNPFLEMVKFLLERIAPVHIDSEAISALVKLLNKSIEGTADDDEEGVTPDTAIRSGLELLKVLSFTHPTAFHSAETYESLLQCLKMEDDKVAEAAIQIFRNTGQKIETELQQIRSTLIPILHQKAKRGTPHQAKQAVHCIHAIFNNKEVQLAQIFEPLSRSLNADVPEQLITPLVSLGHISMLAPDQFASPMKSIVANFIVKDLLMNDRSVGNKNGKLWTTDEEVSPEVLAKVQAIKLLVRWLLGMKNNQSKSANSTLRLLSAMLVSEGDLTEQKKISKSDMSRLRLAAGGAIMKLAQEPCYHDIITPEQFQLCGLVINDECYQVRQIFAQKLHLALVKLLLPLEYLAVFALCAKDPVKERRAHARQCLLKNISVRREYIKQNPLAQEKLVSLLPEYVVPFMIHLLAHDPDFTKPQEYEQLKDIKECLWFMLEVLMTKNENNSHAFLRKMVENIKQTKDAQCPDDAKANEKLYIVCDVALFVIANKSTACHLDSPKDPILPSKFFLVQDKDFKNDKEYLTTEMRQMLLTGKPKPAPVLGAVNKPLTVPGRRIFTKTTTASDTASNTSTNSSPLSSSTINKNSNSNTATESAESRTQENNENPVIKNDEGKKEASQNATPDAGTEASPVKRRGRPPKTAAAAPVVAEKEGGAATGGGAGRGRKRAADPNSNPAESINIKMSKQQQQNDEGTKRQIDLQRWPFVSREQETVRRREHGEEAGRALMMVALLLGSEGDTDIELESSPEGVICGRKDSERCPPRKDRPAVQPGPTHIAREIPSPQGGEFPPAGRKSPLVETSKAELAVKRKPLKVNSRL
- the pds5a gene encoding sister chromatid cohesion protein PDS5 homolog A isoform X1, whose amino-acid sequence is MEFPQQQKPAGDGKIVYPPGVKEITDKISNDEVVKRLKMVVKTYMDMDQDSEEEKQQYLGLALHLASEFFLRNPNKDVRLLVACCLADIFRIYAPEAPYTSHDKLKDIFLFITRQLKGLEDTKSPQFNRYFYLLENLAWVKSYNICFELEDCNEIFIQLFKTLFSVINNSHNQKVQMHMMDLMSSIIMEGDGVTQELLDTILINLIPAHKNLNKQAYDLAKTLLKRTVQTIETCIANFFNQVLVMGKSSVSDLSEHVFDLIQELFAIDPMLLTSVMPQLEFKLKSNDGEERLAVVRLLAKLFGAKDSELASQNRPLWQCFLGRFNDIHVPVRLECVKFASHCLMNHPDLARDLTEYLKVRSHDPEEAIRHDVIVTIINAGKKDLNLVNDQLLGFVRERTLDKRWRVRKEAMMGLAQLYKKYCLHHEAGKESALKISWIKDKLLHIYYQNSIDDKLLVEKIFAQYMVPHSLDTEEKMKCLYYLYACLDTNAVKALNEMWKCQNMLRGLVKELLDLHKLPVSEANNTAMFGKLMSIAKNLPDAGKAQDFMKKFNQVLGEDEKLRIQLEMLISPTCSCKQAEICVREITRKLTFPKQPTNPFLEMVKFLLERIAPVHIDSEAISALVKLLNKSIEGTADDDEEGVTPDTAIRSGLELLKVLSFTHPTAFHSAETYESLLQCLKMEDDKVAEAAIQIFRNTGQKIETELQQIRSTLIPILHQKAKRGTPHQAKQAVHCIHAIFNNKEVQLAQIFEPLSRSLNADVPEQLITPLVSLGHISMLAPDQFASPMKSIVANFIVKDLLMNDRSVGNKNGKLWTTDEEVSPEVLAKVQAIKLLVRWLLGMKNNQSKSANSTLRLLSAMLVSEGDLTEQKKISKSDMSRLRLAAGGAIMKLAQEPCYHDIITPEQFQLCGLVINDECYQVRQIFAQKLHLALVKLLLPLEYLAVFALCAKDPVKERRAHARQCLLKNISVRREYIKQNPLAQEKLVSLLPEYVVPFMIHLLAHDPDFTKPQEYEQLKDIKECLWFMLEVLMTKNENNSHAFLRKMVENIKQTKDAQCPDDAKANEKLYIVCDVALFVIANKSTACHLDSPKDPILPSKFFLVQDKDFKNDKEYLTTEMRQMLLTGKPKPAPVLGAVNKPLTVPGRRIFTKTTTASDTASNTSTNSSPLSSSTINKNSNSNTATESAESRTQENNENPVIKNDEGKKEEASQNATPDAGTEASPVKRRGRPPKTAAAAPVVAEKEGGAATGGGAGRGRKRAADPNSNPAESINIKMSKQQQQNDEGTKRQIDLQRWPFVSREQETVRRREHGEEAGRALMMVALLLGSEGDTDIELESSPEGVICGRKDSERCPPRKDRPAVQPGPTHIAREIPSPQGGEFPPAGRKSPLVETSKAELAVKRKPLKVNSRL